TTTGACGTGCCTAACTACGTGGCTCACGCCATGATCCGTGCTGTGGTGGAGGCCAAGGCTCGCCCGATCGTGAAGCTGCATGACACCACCGTTACGCGCGAGCTGATGATCCATGCCGATGAGACGCAATACGACGTCATCGCTGAAAGTGAGCTGGCGCTCATGAAAAAAATGGATTGCTACATCGCAGTGCGAGGCAGCCATAACATCACCGAGAACAGCGATGTGCCTGCCGACCGCATGAAGCTGGTGATGGCCAAGCTGCGCCCTCTGCAGAATGAGCGCGTGAACAACACCCGCTGGTGTGTGCTCCGCTGGCCTACCAGTGCCATGGCCCAGCAGGCAGGCATGAGCACACGTGCGTTCGAAGACTTCTACTTCAAAGTCTGCCTCCTGGATTACGCCGCTCTCATCCCCGCCATGAACTCGCTGAAAAAGCTCATGGATAAGGCCAAGGACGTACACATCAAAGGCCCAGGGACAGATCTGCGCTTCAGCCTCAAGGGTCTGAAGTCCATCGTCTGTGGTGGTAGACATAACATCCCGGATGGGGAAGTCTTCAGTGCGCCCGTGAAGGACAGCGTGGAAGGTGTGATCAGCTACAATGCGCCGACGATTTATCAGGGCATCGCCTTTGATTCCGTGAAGCTGGAGTTCTCCAAAGGCAAGATCGTCAATGCCACCTCAAACAACACGGCGGCGATTAACAAGATCTTCGACAGCGATGAAGGTGCCCGTTACATCGGGGAATTCGCCATCGGGTTTAACCGCGAAATTCGCGAGCCCATGCGTGACATCCTCTTTGATGAGAAGATCGCCGGCAGCTTTCACTTCACCCCGGGTCAGGCCTACGAAGGCGTGGCGGATAACACCAACCGCAGCCAGGTCCACTGGGACTTGGTGTGCATCCAGCGTCCTGATTACGGTGGTGGTGAGAT
The Prosthecobacter algae genome window above contains:
- a CDS encoding aminopeptidase — encoded protein: MHDPRVDQLARQLVRYSTQVKKGDFVWIDCFDVPNYVAHAMIRAVVEAKARPIVKLHDTTVTRELMIHADETQYDVIAESELALMKKMDCYIAVRGSHNITENSDVPADRMKLVMAKLRPLQNERVNNTRWCVLRWPTSAMAQQAGMSTRAFEDFYFKVCLLDYAALIPAMNSLKKLMDKAKDVHIKGPGTDLRFSLKGLKSIVCGGRHNIPDGEVFSAPVKDSVEGVISYNAPTIYQGIAFDSVKLEFSKGKIVNATSNNTAAINKIFDSDEGARYIGEFAIGFNREIREPMRDILFDEKIAGSFHFTPGQAYEGVADNTNRSQVHWDLVCIQRPDYGGGEIYFDGELIRKNGQFLLPELKPLN